The following are encoded together in the Leptospira langatensis genome:
- the pepN gene encoding aminopeptidase N — MDNILTQQEAALRSGQISDVHYSLQLKLEKGSQEYEGDSTVRFLYTGGKKGKLKVDFVSHKIEILWLNGKEETKYEKKDSFLLIPGEILEEGKNELRIKYKNLFDHSGSGFHKFTDPADKAEYMHTDFEPFEAHRLFPSFDQPDLKATYDLQVTGPSEWTFIHNTVPQTEEVQGNYKNIKFHRTKKFSTYLFSLIVGPYAVWEDKAGDIPLRILCRKSLSKYMDAENLFAITKEAFGFLQNYFGVPYPYGKYDQIFVPEFNMGAMENVGAVTFSESYIFRGPRIYSEYLNRANTVYHEMVHMWFGNLVTMKWWNDLWLNESFADYLSYYSMSNGKLFPDALEHFYVREEWAYREDQLSTTHPIAGKAENTLEAISNFDGISYSKGASVLRQLMYYVGEEKFRDAMRLYFKRHAEKNTVLNDFLSCMSETSGVDIRGWSKEWLETTGVNTLSPVRQNGRLFLSQSPSENNGLLRTHALQATLFQEEGGKLKEVWRKRVLVKGKETLLEESDKGQADLLLLNTEDYAYAKTYLGKEALPILKRSLHTLQDRFARRVVWGSLWQMVRDAELSPREFLELALDQGLKEPDLSVRNSHILTKALTVIDNYIPESEKRNWSDRMNAIAKEKSLLANNPEQEQILWFRILENTSKSEAQLTYLKELLDEKKAIPGIPIDQERRWTILARLSAYGDTESDARIEKEIAKDNTDLGAKKAFLARVSFPDAKRKKDVWDRFLHPQKEDSTDFLRYGMRGFQWGHQKQLLLPYVDLFFDSVISVYESRDPHFSSAFGHMMFPSYEPDTKLYNRTREFLDQKKTLPELLRKDLQQQRDDIARTLRVLEKYNK, encoded by the coding sequence ATGGACAATATTCTCACCCAACAAGAAGCAGCTCTTCGCTCCGGACAGATCTCGGATGTACATTATTCTCTTCAGCTCAAATTAGAGAAAGGATCCCAGGAATACGAAGGGGACAGCACTGTCCGATTCCTTTATACGGGTGGCAAGAAAGGAAAACTCAAAGTGGATTTCGTATCTCATAAGATCGAGATCCTCTGGCTAAATGGAAAAGAAGAAACCAAATATGAGAAGAAGGACTCCTTCCTTCTCATCCCAGGAGAGATCTTAGAAGAAGGAAAGAACGAACTTCGTATCAAGTATAAGAATCTATTCGATCATAGCGGTTCCGGTTTCCATAAATTCACGGACCCAGCGGACAAGGCCGAATACATGCATACCGACTTCGAACCCTTCGAAGCTCATAGGCTATTTCCTTCCTTTGACCAACCGGATCTGAAAGCTACTTACGACTTGCAAGTTACCGGACCTTCCGAATGGACCTTTATCCATAACACAGTTCCACAAACGGAAGAAGTCCAAGGAAATTATAAAAATATAAAATTCCATCGGACCAAGAAATTCTCCACCTACCTTTTCTCTCTGATCGTAGGCCCATATGCGGTTTGGGAAGATAAGGCGGGAGACATACCTCTTCGCATTCTATGCCGCAAGTCCCTTTCCAAGTATATGGATGCGGAAAACTTATTTGCGATCACAAAGGAAGCCTTCGGATTTCTACAAAATTATTTCGGGGTTCCCTATCCATACGGCAAATATGATCAGATCTTCGTACCTGAATTCAATATGGGAGCCATGGAGAATGTGGGAGCAGTCACCTTCTCCGAAAGCTATATCTTCAGAGGACCTCGCATCTATTCCGAATATTTGAACCGAGCCAATACCGTGTATCATGAAATGGTCCATATGTGGTTTGGGAATTTAGTCACAATGAAATGGTGGAACGATCTCTGGCTGAACGAAAGCTTCGCGGATTATCTTTCTTACTACTCCATGTCCAACGGGAAATTATTCCCGGATGCATTAGAACATTTTTATGTACGGGAAGAATGGGCCTATAGAGAAGACCAGCTCTCCACCACTCACCCGATCGCAGGAAAAGCGGAGAACACATTAGAGGCGATCAGCAATTTCGACGGGATCTCCTATTCCAAGGGAGCCTCCGTCCTCAGACAGTTGATGTACTATGTAGGAGAGGAGAAGTTTCGGGATGCGATGCGTCTCTACTTCAAGCGGCACGCGGAGAAGAATACAGTGCTCAACGATTTTCTCTCCTGCATGTCGGAAACAAGCGGTGTCGATATCCGAGGCTGGAGCAAGGAATGGTTAGAAACTACAGGCGTGAACACCCTTAGCCCTGTCCGACAGAACGGAAGGCTATTCTTATCCCAATCCCCTTCCGAAAATAACGGACTACTCCGAACACATGCATTGCAAGCCACACTCTTCCAAGAAGAAGGCGGAAAACTAAAAGAGGTCTGGCGCAAGCGGGTCCTAGTCAAAGGAAAAGAAACGCTTCTTGAGGAATCGGACAAAGGACAGGCGGATCTTCTTCTCTTGAATACCGAGGACTATGCTTACGCAAAAACCTACTTAGGCAAGGAAGCGCTTCCTATCTTAAAGAGAAGTTTGCACACCCTCCAGGATCGATTTGCAAGAAGAGTTGTCTGGGGAAGCTTATGGCAAATGGTCCGAGACGCAGAACTTTCTCCTAGAGAATTCTTAGAATTAGCCTTGGACCAAGGATTAAAGGAACCGGACCTTTCGGTTCGAAACAGCCATATCCTCACCAAAGCATTGACCGTGATCGACAACTATATCCCTGAATCCGAAAAAAGAAATTGGTCGGATAGAATGAACGCGATCGCTAAGGAGAAGTCCCTTCTCGCCAACAATCCAGAACAAGAACAGATCCTTTGGTTTAGAATATTAGAAAATACTTCTAAGTCGGAGGCTCAACTTACCTATCTAAAAGAGCTCTTGGACGAGAAGAAAGCGATCCCAGGCATACCGATCGATCAAGAAAGAAGATGGACTATTCTCGCCAGATTGAGTGCGTATGGGGATACTGAATCCGACGCACGGATCGAAAAGGAAATCGCAAAAGACAATACGGACCTGGGAGCGAAGAAAGCTTTCTTAGCCAGGGTCTCCTTCCCAGATGCAAAGCGCAAAAAGGATGTTTGGGACAGATTTCTGCACCCTCAAAAAGAAGACTCCACCGATTTTCTTCGCTACGGAATGCGGGGATTCCAATGGGGACACCAAAAGCAATTGCTATTGCCTTATGTGGATCTTTTCTTTGATTCAGTGATCTCTGTTTATGAATCCAGGGATCCACACTTTTCTTCCGCATTCGGGCACATGATGTTTCCCTCTTACGAACCGGATACCAAACTCTATAATCGAACTCGGGAATTCTTAGACCAAAAGAAGACGCTTCCGGAGTTATTGCGCAAGGACCTGCAACAACAAAGAGACGATATCGCAAGAACCTTGAGAGTATTAGAAAAATACAATAAATAG
- a CDS encoding MFS transporter, whose product MTDKSTTKTNPFISLQVPEFRNFLAGKFLVTLSFVMQSTVVFWQIDNITHDAFFVGLIGFAELVPNVTVSLFSGLVVDSFPRKKIIVISLSGLTLSSFLLFSFTLPEFAWVLRDFSVWPIYSVIFFSGICRGFLSPSIAAYQTQLVSKEIFPNAATWSGVAWQGSAVLGPMLGGLLTGFNGVQTAYFADFCIMLFSIFLLFVVPSKPVPEKQGEKESIWKSLGTGWKFVFSHQLILGAISLDLFAVLFGGAVALIPTFSREVLGMGPEWYGILRSAPAIGAVLCALFIAVKPPKTNSGIILLSSVFGFGICMIVFALSRDFYLSFAALVVSGSFDMVSVVIRHTIVQMYTPEHMRGRVSAVNNIFIGSSNELGAFESGAAAKAFGLVPSVVIGGTLTLLTVGIVTAIAPRLRKMDLKDITV is encoded by the coding sequence ATGACAGACAAATCTACAACGAAAACCAACCCGTTTATCTCTCTCCAAGTACCGGAGTTCCGAAATTTTTTAGCCGGCAAATTCCTGGTTACTCTTTCCTTTGTCATGCAATCCACAGTGGTATTCTGGCAGATAGACAATATCACTCATGACGCATTCTTCGTAGGTTTGATCGGCTTCGCGGAACTTGTGCCTAACGTGACTGTTTCTCTATTTTCCGGACTGGTCGTGGATAGTTTTCCTCGTAAGAAGATCATCGTCATCTCTCTAAGCGGATTAACTCTCAGTTCTTTCTTACTCTTCTCCTTTACGCTGCCGGAATTTGCCTGGGTCCTTCGTGATTTCTCCGTTTGGCCCATCTATTCTGTGATCTTCTTCTCTGGAATTTGTAGAGGCTTCCTTTCTCCTAGTATCGCAGCGTATCAAACTCAGTTAGTTTCTAAGGAAATTTTTCCGAATGCAGCTACCTGGAGCGGTGTGGCCTGGCAAGGTTCCGCCGTATTAGGTCCTATGCTCGGCGGCCTCCTCACTGGATTCAACGGTGTGCAAACTGCGTACTTTGCGGATTTCTGCATCATGCTATTTTCTATTTTTCTTTTATTCGTCGTGCCTTCCAAACCGGTACCCGAAAAACAAGGAGAGAAGGAATCCATCTGGAAGAGCTTGGGCACAGGATGGAAATTCGTATTTAGTCATCAGTTGATCCTCGGAGCGATCAGCTTAGATCTATTCGCCGTTCTTTTCGGTGGAGCAGTAGCGCTAATTCCTACCTTCTCGCGCGAAGTATTGGGGATGGGTCCCGAATGGTATGGCATCTTAAGATCGGCCCCAGCGATCGGCGCGGTCCTTTGCGCACTCTTCATAGCAGTAAAACCTCCCAAAACAAATTCGGGGATCATTCTTCTTTCCAGCGTATTCGGTTTCGGGATCTGTATGATCGTATTCGCGCTTTCCAGGGATTTCTATCTTTCTTTTGCTGCCCTCGTCGTGAGCGGTTCCTTCGATATGGTAAGCGTCGTGATACGTCATACGATCGTTCAGATGTATACTCCGGAACATATGCGGGGAAGGGTTTCTGCGGTGAATAATATCTTTATCGGTTCCTCCAATGAGTTAGGAGCCTTCGAGTCGGGTGCCGCGGCCAAAGCATTTGGACTCGTGCCTTCCGTTGTGATCGGGGGGACTCTCACTCTACTTACCGTAGGGATCGTGACTGCGATCGCACCTCGTCTTCGTAAAATGGATCTAAAGGATATAACGGTTTAA
- a CDS encoding NUDIX hydrolase, which yields MQDFHPDQYSPDSNLWDLGEKQSIYKSPIFELVSVPKTSPDRKISGNFFHLESKDWVNVIALTSEGNVILIDQYRHGMHRYSLEIPGGIAEKATLLESAQAELREETGLLSDDWEYLGKVSANPAILDNWCHTFVARNVFLHEKGQDLDESEQIEVYQYPLQNIRDILDRNILHHGMMVAAFGLFFMKYGLNYEKQN from the coding sequence ATGCAAGATTTCCATCCCGATCAGTATTCTCCGGATTCCAATCTTTGGGATCTGGGCGAGAAACAATCCATTTACAAGTCTCCCATCTTCGAATTGGTTTCCGTTCCCAAGACTTCTCCTGATAGAAAAATTTCCGGGAACTTCTTCCATTTAGAATCCAAGGATTGGGTGAACGTAATCGCACTGACTTCCGAAGGGAATGTGATCTTAATCGATCAATATAGACACGGAATGCATCGTTATTCTCTCGAAATTCCCGGAGGGATCGCAGAGAAGGCGACTCTTCTAGAATCGGCTCAGGCAGAATTGAGAGAAGAGACCGGCCTTCTGTCCGACGACTGGGAATATCTCGGAAAGGTTTCCGCGAATCCTGCGATCTTGGACAATTGGTGCCATACATTCGTGGCCAGGAATGTCTTTCTTCATGAGAAGGGACAGGACCTAGACGAAAGCGAACAGATAGAAGTGTATCAATACCCTCTTCAAAATATTCGGGACATCCTGGATCGGAATATTCTTCATCATGGGATGATGGTCGCCGCTTTCGGATTGTTCTTTATGAAGTACGGATTAAATTACGAGAAACAGAACTAG
- a CDS encoding tetratricopeptide repeat protein yields MSKYLAIFIIGTQIFLACASAQKEGAVSANLETQVRAEIKGIDQQMTDLRPEDRKYPELLLQKAKLLLKIESFKEASLVLRELQNSKDGRNLEHLDHYLGSAYLGINDYDNAIVHFRKSDNVDRDFESVTRKKMWAKAYFEDEKYGQALGILGRASKEKNFEKDLFYYETVVVSFYRIKEYKRCQLVLEEGLHKFPESLVLKETSEKINQVLQR; encoded by the coding sequence ATGAGTAAATACCTCGCAATATTCATTATCGGGACCCAAATTTTCCTAGCATGTGCGAGCGCGCAAAAAGAAGGCGCAGTTTCCGCCAATTTGGAAACCCAGGTACGCGCCGAGATTAAGGGGATCGATCAGCAAATGACTGATCTCCGCCCAGAAGATAGAAAATACCCTGAACTTCTTCTTCAAAAAGCAAAACTCTTACTGAAAATCGAGTCTTTCAAAGAAGCTTCTCTAGTTCTTAGAGAACTCCAAAACTCAAAAGACGGACGTAACCTGGAACATTTGGATCATTACCTAGGATCTGCCTATCTAGGAATTAATGACTACGATAATGCTATCGTGCATTTCCGTAAGTCGGACAATGTGGACCGAGATTTTGAGTCAGTAACCCGCAAAAAAATGTGGGCCAAAGCATATTTCGAAGATGAGAAATATGGACAGGCCTTGGGGATCTTAGGAAGAGCTTCCAAAGAAAAGAATTTCGAGAAAGATCTCTTCTACTATGAGACCGTAGTGGTCAGTTTCTACAGAATTAAGGAATACAAAAGATGTCAGTTGGTTCTGGAAGAAGGATTACACAAGTTTCCGGAAAGTCTGGTACTGAAGGAAACCTCGGAGAAGATCAACCAGGTTCTCCAACGTTAA
- a CDS encoding LIC_12586 family protein codes for MSVGSGRRITQVSGKSGTEGNLGEDQPGSPTLIRFSFPLPKNPIIKTDRFSFQIPVPSRIYHFVSHWFFRIQSIAEKPSFRKVSIAAIVLLLLLAAAKESAEWYFVRRILDLRGVKELTRGFINEELDRAVTLGVVEYEFPNHVFIEDLKISSDEDFASQRMIFKANKIELLLRGLWRGQPSVKAIRVRNAQLSIDMEDKISGEILSYIHKINIPEIRLEDTTVTVYKGGKVLLENVKGIDFHIRKEGTKIQVQISDSLLPIPGFRYVKGNFITDVGSKNMNLDILFKNAKAEATGGLYSEFSPFYPKTGRISGQASLQSDGTNLIVKGKTEFSGVNGIVLQELPLQEEPWEWKDVDLDHEWTRSSQGESYKEEHKISVGEDHLGLTKSKNEKGLKTWDLSLSIQDLDDIRNYLPVSSDLDKFGGSLELLWKGSETGNYGDWLKSEAKLSLEDFRWKDTYLDLEIRRGEFAWNPAGILEASLHGKQFGLPWSANLKGKTGFRKGFKGDGSAYFPLQGEYNLDLSTDSILISNYLPLYRSIRQIVREDIHTRMEKLIPEIKFVRTPVYKYFMEYPSGNIKITSKEVKWDKDLPSMGQLEANLKYAASQSRLEGKIAGPGEAKLISYFTYGSDNPYFNIDFETINLPWGVPTFSFCGGDLIPQTLDTDATIRFNGNNFLDMHDRMYVTIEKVKLSNTIWKGKGEFPLPLQPNFEMGFDYANPGTPSLRNVYWKSGNVNATANVYIESDSPKYSVNGTVYAASSESNQPVATSSFYVRFKETNKGCFKE; via the coding sequence ATGTCAGTTGGTTCTGGAAGAAGGATTACACAAGTTTCCGGAAAGTCTGGTACTGAAGGAAACCTCGGAGAAGATCAACCAGGTTCTCCAACGTTAATTCGCTTTTCTTTTCCCCTCCCCAAAAACCCGATAATCAAAACGGACCGGTTTTCCTTTCAAATACCGGTCCCTTCTCGTATCTATCATTTTGTCTCTCATTGGTTTTTTCGGATCCAATCGATCGCTGAGAAGCCTTCCTTTCGTAAAGTATCCATTGCGGCTATCGTACTTCTATTGCTTCTTGCCGCCGCAAAAGAATCTGCGGAATGGTATTTTGTGCGCAGGATACTTGACCTTAGAGGGGTGAAGGAACTCACTCGAGGATTCATCAACGAGGAATTGGATCGCGCAGTTACGTTAGGCGTTGTTGAATACGAATTCCCGAACCATGTATTTATAGAAGATCTAAAGATCTCCAGCGATGAGGACTTTGCTTCTCAGAGGATGATCTTCAAGGCAAATAAGATCGAGCTCCTTTTACGAGGCCTTTGGAGAGGGCAGCCTTCTGTCAAAGCCATCCGTGTGCGTAATGCGCAATTGAGTATCGACATGGAAGATAAGATCTCCGGGGAGATCCTTTCTTATATCCATAAGATCAATATCCCTGAGATCCGTTTGGAAGATACTACCGTGACCGTTTACAAGGGAGGAAAGGTCCTCTTAGAGAACGTAAAGGGTATCGATTTCCATATTCGTAAAGAAGGAACTAAGATCCAAGTGCAGATCTCCGATTCCCTTCTTCCTATTCCCGGATTCAGATATGTGAAAGGGAATTTCATCACGGATGTGGGAAGCAAGAATATGAACCTGGACATTCTATTCAAGAATGCCAAGGCGGAGGCAACGGGAGGGTTATACTCCGAATTTTCTCCCTTCTATCCTAAAACGGGAAGGATCTCCGGCCAGGCAAGTTTGCAGTCTGACGGTACCAACCTGATCGTAAAAGGGAAAACGGAATTCTCCGGGGTGAACGGTATTGTTCTGCAGGAACTCCCTCTACAAGAAGAGCCTTGGGAGTGGAAGGATGTGGATCTGGACCACGAATGGACTCGTTCTTCTCAAGGAGAATCCTATAAGGAAGAGCATAAGATCTCTGTGGGGGAGGATCATCTGGGCCTTACCAAGTCCAAGAATGAAAAGGGATTGAAGACCTGGGATCTTTCTCTCTCCATTCAGGATCTGGACGATATTCGAAATTATTTACCGGTTTCTTCCGATCTGGATAAGTTTGGCGGCTCCTTGGAATTACTCTGGAAGGGGAGTGAGACTGGAAACTATGGGGACTGGTTGAAGTCGGAAGCAAAACTTTCTCTAGAGGATTTTCGTTGGAAGGACACCTACTTGGATCTTGAGATCCGCAGAGGAGAATTCGCTTGGAATCCCGCCGGGATCTTGGAAGCTTCTCTGCATGGAAAGCAATTCGGCCTTCCTTGGTCGGCAAACCTAAAGGGAAAGACCGGATTTAGGAAGGGATTCAAGGGAGACGGCTCCGCTTATTTTCCTTTGCAGGGGGAATATAATTTGGATCTGAGCACGGATTCGATTCTTATCTCTAACTATCTGCCTTTGTACAGATCCATTCGCCAAATCGTGAGAGAAGACATCCATACTCGAATGGAGAAGCTGATCCCTGAGATCAAGTTCGTAAGGACTCCAGTTTACAAATATTTTATGGAGTATCCGTCCGGGAATATTAAGATCACGTCCAAGGAAGTGAAATGGGACAAGGATCTACCTAGCATGGGACAGCTAGAGGCGAATTTGAAATATGCTGCCTCTCAGTCCCGCTTGGAAGGAAAGATCGCCGGACCGGGAGAGGCTAAGCTCATCTCTTATTTCACATACGGATCCGACAATCCTTACTTCAATATAGATTTTGAAACGATAAATTTACCTTGGGGAGTTCCTACCTTCTCCTTTTGCGGAGGAGATCTGATCCCTCAGACCTTGGACACGGATGCGACCATTCGGTTTAACGGGAATAATTTCTTGGACATGCATGATCGAATGTATGTCACGATCGAAAAAGTAAAACTCTCCAATACTATTTGGAAAGGCAAAGGAGAGTTTCCTCTTCCTTTGCAGCCGAATTTCGAGATGGGTTTCGATTATGCAAATCCTGGAACTCCTTCCCTTAGGAATGTATATTGGAAGTCCGGGAATGTGAATGCGACTGCGAACGTTTATATTGAATCCGATTCTCCCAAATATTCGGTGAATGGGACAGTCTATGCGGCTTCTTCGGAATCGAACCAGCCTGTGGCGACTTCTTCTTTTTATGTTCGTTTCAAGGAAACGAATAAGGGCTGCTTTAAGGAATGA